Proteins from one Telopea speciosissima isolate NSW1024214 ecotype Mountain lineage chromosome 1, Tspe_v1, whole genome shotgun sequence genomic window:
- the LOC122662993 gene encoding E3 ubiquitin-protein ligase RHF2A-like isoform X1 — protein sequence MEVPPAMEENQKTESHLTSAAAFVEGGIQDACDDACSICLEAFCDSDPSTVTNCKHEYHLQCILEWCQRSSQCPMCWQSISLKDPTSQELLEAVERERSFRFNPSRNATIFHHPALGDFELQHLPVGANDADLEERIIQHLAAAAAMGRAHHIARREGQRSRATSQGRPQFLVFSTHPNAPPPGPVTVSSAQMGADNERAPAIIAGSPSVPLAAVGEEPSDRTPRLSPVQTNWSRSSASGSNVSVANRHGLSFNNRSSGSQSSTVNHDRAGPSDLQSFSESLKSRFNAVSMRYKESISKSTRGWKERLFSRNNSIADLGSEVRREVNAGIENVSRMMERLEPRENSKAAGSSVSNNPDGPVAEPSNLNVAESHGNNPLSGSSSSASCTARSGSN from the exons ATGGAG GTTCCACCGGCTATGGAGGAGAACCAAAAGACAGAGAGCCATCTGACCTCCGCTGCTGCTTTTGTGGAAGGGGGAATTCAGGATGCCTGCGACGATGCTTGCAGCATATGCCTAGAGGCCTTCTGTGACAGTGATCCTTCAACG GTGACTAATTGCAAACACGAGTATCACCTTCagtgcattcttgaatg GTGTCAAAGAAGCTCTCAATGTCCAATGTGTTGGCAATCCATCAGCTTGAAGGATCCAACTAG CCAAGAACTGCTTGAAGCAGTGGAGCGGGAGAGGAGCTTTAGGTTTAATCCATCACGAAATGCTACTATTTTTCATCATCCCGCCCTGGGAGATTTTGAGTTGCAGCAT TTACCTGTAGGTGCAAATGATGCTGATCTCGAGGAACGGATAATCCAGCAtttggctgctgctgctgcaatgGGCAGAGCGCACCATATTGCTCGAAGGGAAGGCCAACGAAGTAGGGCCACATCTCAGGGTCGTCCGCAGTTCTTGGTGTTCTCAACTCATCCTAATGCACCTCCTCCTGGTCCTGTTACTGTCTCTTCGGCTCAGATGGGAGCAGACAATGAGCGGGCTCCTGCAATTATTGCTGGTAGTCCATCTGTACCTCTTGCAGCTGTGGGAGAAGAACCATCAGACCGGACCCCACGGCTATCTCCTGTCCAAACGAATTGGAGTCGTTCCTCAGCATCTGGATCTAACGTTAGTGTGGCCAATCGGCATGGATTATCCTTCAATAACCG GAGTTCTGGAAGTCAATCGTCTACTGTAAATCATGATAGAGCAGGACCTTCTGACCTTCAATCTTTCTCAGAATCCCTAAAATCTCGATTTAATGCAGTTTCGATGAG ATACAAAGAGTCAATTTCGAAAAGCACAAGAGGTTGGAAGGAGAGGCTGTTCTCTCGGAATAATTCCATTGCAGATCTTGGTTCTGAAGTTAGGAGAGAGGTAAATGCCGGAATTGAAAATGTATCTCGCATGATGGAGCGCCTTGAGCCAAGAGAAAATAGTAAGGCTGCTGGTTCTTCTGTATCAAATAACCCAGACGGTCCAGTTGCAGAGCCCAGTAACCTGAATGTTGCAGAGTCACATGGTAACAATCCTTTAAGTGGCAGCAGCTCATCAGCTTCTTGCACTGCAAGGTCAGGTTCTAATTAG
- the LOC122662993 gene encoding E3 ubiquitin-protein ligase RHF2A-like isoform X2, translating into MEENQKTESHLTSAAAFVEGGIQDACDDACSICLEAFCDSDPSTVTNCKHEYHLQCILEWCQRSSQCPMCWQSISLKDPTSQELLEAVERERSFRFNPSRNATIFHHPALGDFELQHLPVGANDADLEERIIQHLAAAAAMGRAHHIARREGQRSRATSQGRPQFLVFSTHPNAPPPGPVTVSSAQMGADNERAPAIIAGSPSVPLAAVGEEPSDRTPRLSPVQTNWSRSSASGSNVSVANRHGLSFNNRSSGSQSSTVNHDRAGPSDLQSFSESLKSRFNAVSMRYKESISKSTRGWKERLFSRNNSIADLGSEVRREVNAGIENVSRMMERLEPRENSKAAGSSVSNNPDGPVAEPSNLNVAESHGNNPLSGSSSSASCTARSGSN; encoded by the exons ATGGAGGAGAACCAAAAGACAGAGAGCCATCTGACCTCCGCTGCTGCTTTTGTGGAAGGGGGAATTCAGGATGCCTGCGACGATGCTTGCAGCATATGCCTAGAGGCCTTCTGTGACAGTGATCCTTCAACG GTGACTAATTGCAAACACGAGTATCACCTTCagtgcattcttgaatg GTGTCAAAGAAGCTCTCAATGTCCAATGTGTTGGCAATCCATCAGCTTGAAGGATCCAACTAG CCAAGAACTGCTTGAAGCAGTGGAGCGGGAGAGGAGCTTTAGGTTTAATCCATCACGAAATGCTACTATTTTTCATCATCCCGCCCTGGGAGATTTTGAGTTGCAGCAT TTACCTGTAGGTGCAAATGATGCTGATCTCGAGGAACGGATAATCCAGCAtttggctgctgctgctgcaatgGGCAGAGCGCACCATATTGCTCGAAGGGAAGGCCAACGAAGTAGGGCCACATCTCAGGGTCGTCCGCAGTTCTTGGTGTTCTCAACTCATCCTAATGCACCTCCTCCTGGTCCTGTTACTGTCTCTTCGGCTCAGATGGGAGCAGACAATGAGCGGGCTCCTGCAATTATTGCTGGTAGTCCATCTGTACCTCTTGCAGCTGTGGGAGAAGAACCATCAGACCGGACCCCACGGCTATCTCCTGTCCAAACGAATTGGAGTCGTTCCTCAGCATCTGGATCTAACGTTAGTGTGGCCAATCGGCATGGATTATCCTTCAATAACCG GAGTTCTGGAAGTCAATCGTCTACTGTAAATCATGATAGAGCAGGACCTTCTGACCTTCAATCTTTCTCAGAATCCCTAAAATCTCGATTTAATGCAGTTTCGATGAG ATACAAAGAGTCAATTTCGAAAAGCACAAGAGGTTGGAAGGAGAGGCTGTTCTCTCGGAATAATTCCATTGCAGATCTTGGTTCTGAAGTTAGGAGAGAGGTAAATGCCGGAATTGAAAATGTATCTCGCATGATGGAGCGCCTTGAGCCAAGAGAAAATAGTAAGGCTGCTGGTTCTTCTGTATCAAATAACCCAGACGGTCCAGTTGCAGAGCCCAGTAACCTGAATGTTGCAGAGTCACATGGTAACAATCCTTTAAGTGGCAGCAGCTCATCAGCTTCTTGCACTGCAAGGTCAGGTTCTAATTAG